From Melospiza melodia melodia isolate bMelMel2 chromosome 2, bMelMel2.pri, whole genome shotgun sequence:
TCTTGCAGAGCTCAGAAAGAGGTAAAGTGATTTTATTTAATATAGGATTAAATCAGACCACAAGAAAAGTCTCATCTTAACTCTTCTCTCCCCTTCTACATTGTATGAGTGATATAATCAAAATTTAAACGACTGTACATGGGCCTAGCTGCTTTTCTATCGCTGGAGGTAGGCTGACTCATAGCAGCAGAAAGTAAAATCCTTGTGCTTTATAGTAGGTTTGCTACTTTTCCATGATTTCCCCTTGGTTTCAGTGGTTTGAGTTGTTTTTCAGGACACCATTCCACTATTTGATAGCCTTCTAATATATACTGATGAGAGGGCGATAATAATATTCTACTACCTGCCTTCTTTTCTTTCACTTTCCATCCTATTATCCCCTTGTTCAAACTTTTTATCAGCATTTGAACTGGGAATAGGAAAAATTATTTGTCACACTCTCAGCCTGTTATTGAGGTGCAgaacagggagaaaaaaaggtTTGTTTCTGGCTTATGGCTAAAAAAAACTAGATGTGTGGTAATTTCTGTCACATGCATTTAACAGAGTGCCTATATTTGTGTTTCTGCCTATCTGTTACTGGGATGCTTGATGCAATTTGGGTCGATGCAGACTAGGTGGAGTAAATCTGAGCCAGTGGGGTGAGCAGTGCAAGGCTGAGGAGAGATGCATGAAAACAGACCACAGATGGGCGAGATAAACAGGCTCCCTGGGCTGTGACTGAGGAGGCAGGTCTCTTTAATGGCTCTTAGCAACGCCCCTGTTCTGACCCTCCCTATATGTGAGGAAAATCAAATCAATATACTGTTCTTCAAACCAcaatgctgcagcagcagcagggcattgTGACAGCCTGCATCTCTTAAATTCATCTTCGCTTTTCAGTGTGCTGATCTCTGGATATCCATCCTTGCATCTCTGCTGAGGAAGACTCTGCATCTTTAATCGGATTGCTTGAGCTCCCATGCACAACCTTCTTCTTATTAGCAAGTATTAGGTAGGCAATTTTAAAGTGCTTTTGGATTTGCAGGCAGCTGTAATGTTGATCTGACAACCCTATTGTATTCTCTATAAACATAGTAGAAGCTTCTCTTTAAAACCTACTGTGTTTGAAATCttgcttttttctgtttttgtgtTTGGGTAGGGGGGACTGCTGTTTACTCCTTCCTTTTAAAAAAGATGTAGCTAATTTGTGCTTTTGGAAAAGGACATTCCCTCGTTGATCCCTCCCCTGTTCTGTGGAGCTATAACCCGGTGCATATACAGTTACTTGCAGTGCTGATGAACATCTGTTCAACTGTCTAACATTTAGGGCAGGCTGCTCAATCTTTTATTCTTTAATTTTCCTGTGCATACTTCAAAGATGTGGACTGTGACTCTGCCCACTGAGTAAGTTCTCCCTTGTTTCCAGAGATGGCTAACAGAGGACCAAGCTATGGCTTAAGCCGAGAAGTTCAGGAAAAGATTGAACAGAAATACGACGCGGAATTAGAGTCTAGACTGGTGAACTGGATTATTGTACAGTGTGGAGAACAGATAGAGCACCCTCCTCCTGGAAGGCAACATTTTCAGACCTGGTTGATGGATGGAACAGTGAGTGTTTTGTCCAATTGCCCACTTGAATGTTTTTATCTGCACAGTGCTCCTGTGTTCTGTCTTCATTTAGATAAATTGATCAGAGCTCATGGTCAGTGCAGAAATATACATCTTAGGATCTGATTTATTTCCTTTTGACCAAGAGTCTTAATATCAGAATATAAATTATCCTACTAGTACACTGAGATcagtacaatatttatgattctTATGAGTCATGCATGTTTTATATATAAGTATGACTCATTCCTTCAGCTTTTTCTCTCATGCAGTTAAATGAgatcttttttttaaacaagatgTATACTTTTATCTTAAAGAAATAATCAGTGTTGACAAGGAAAGGCAAAGAGATATAGCAAATTTGAAGGACAGGATTGTGTCATAACTGTCTTCTTGGGAATAATTCTGTAGCTAAAACATTGTATTCCATTGGTTTATTGAACAACAGGCAGATGCTGCTGTTTGCAGCAGCTGTAAGACTATGCTAATCATTGAATCTCTGCCAAAGTGACTTTAACAACATTTCAATTGATATTGCTTATTTTTTGGGCATTCGGCTTCTTCTCTGTCAGTTGTTATATAACCTCTACCAGTGATTGCTTTGCTGTTTCTAGCAGATTAGGATTTATATGGTTATGCTTTTGCCTCATTTAATGAAAGCTTTAATGCTTTTCTAATACACTTTGATTATTATCAATTCACTTTTTGTTTTTAACTGAAGAAATTATGTCCCTAACAGAAACTGGCCAGGCCAAAAGCATTTTGCAACATCACTTAATAAGCACAAATTGCCTTCTAGTTTGGTGCCTGCTTTCTAATTTTGTTTCTGTCTTTATCTCTCAGCTGTTATGCAAGTTAATAAACAGTTTGCATCCAAAGGGAAATGAGCCTATTGCAAAGATTTCTGAATCAAAAATGGCTTTCAAGCAGATGGAACAAATATCTCAGTTCTTAAAAGCTGCTGAAATCTACGGAGTAAGAACAACAGATATTTTCCAGACAGTGGATTTATGGGaaggtaaaaataataaattgaaaGTCAGTTTACAGTTTTCATTTTACTTTGCTTTGATGTGCATTTTGTCTTGGCATATTCTCTAATgtaattatcttttttttctgtttgccttACCTTATTTCCATGTTCTTCCAGTGCTGCATTATTTCTTCTGAGGGATTTATATTGCCCTGAGGGCATAACAGAACCCTTCCAAACTCACATGTTATCCAAAACCCCATCATTCTGATAGAAATTCACAGGCCTAATAAAAAAAATGTTCTCTCTGCTAATTATTTTAAAGTAAATAGGTCCTAATAAGAATATCGAAAACCCTGATTTTCTGATGACAAAATTTTATTGCAGTCTTCAAATTATAAGCAAAGCTTAAATTGGAGCTAAGAAATGCATTCCCAGGAGCATATGTGCCTCTATGAAGCTAATGAGGGTTCATTTATGACTCGTGAGAAACAAAACTCACTGCTTAATGCCATGTTAGCTGACCTTCTCTCTCTAAGGAGACTTTTAGGAGAGGTCACTGGCAAGAGCAAAAAACCTCGGCGTGCTTCTGTGGTTTTACAGTAAGGCAGGTGAAGTCTCCCTCCCAGGCTGAAAATGGAAACTGCTTCTAGTTGCTGAAGAGCTGAGTCATTTGTGCATTCATGGAGCTGGTTTTGCTCACTTTTATGGTGGTACATCCCATCCTGGTGCTCAAACCAAACACACTGTATATCCTGCATCTCCCTGGACAGGGTGATGCGATGCTTTGGCTAAGCACTCAGAGCAAAGACAGCTGCAGAGCAGTGAAAGGCACATATGAAAGGGTCAAAAATCTTCCATGAGAACCAAACAGTGGAAAGAGGAAAACAATCCACTGAGAAAGCTGGCCAGCATAGTTTGTGTAGGAGTACACATCAAGAGAAATAAGTGGGGTGTGTTTTCACAGGCAGTTGGAATACATGTGGAAGAGGTCATTCCTCTGAAGGACAGCTGGAGAAATGAAAGACTAGGGAGCTCTTCATGAATGGGTTAGAGGGAAAGGACATACTGACAGATGGTGTTACTGGGATCTGTAAATGTCTCAGAGTGCCAGATTTGCTCGGCAAATCCATAcccttggcacaagggcaggaTTGTTTCTTCCAATTTAGTCTTTAGTGTTTTATGCAATCTATCTTTACATGTCTTAAATGAAGGGATTTTCACTTCTCTGAAGTAGCAccttcccacccctcagcctAGTAGACTGTTGAGAGAGAAGCTCCTAACTTGTAAGGGATGATAATTGCTCATTTCAGATGTTCTTTACAGTCTTTTGCAACTCATAATGGCTTCTCACCATGCATATGAAAATATGGTACATTGATCCTTATGAGGAAAAGAACTTGTTTTGAAGACATAATGCTCTTACTGCTAGTGGCTGTCTCCTAATTTCCTTTCACTCATCACCTTTTCTCAACAGACATAAGGTGAAAAAATAGTAACTTCTAGAGGACAGGAAGTCAAAACAGAACTTGCATCCTAGGAGGAAGACATACAAGGTTTTTCTTCACTGTTATTTTAAGACTTCCCAGACCTAATCTGTAACTCCTCACTTTCCCACTCCCTTTTCATCCTTCCTGCTGCTCATTTCAGTGCTGGGATGACATAGTATGCCTGTCCAGTAGGGAGAGCTCTTTGTGTCTCAATGTAACTCTGACCTCTGGCATCTGTGCTGCTTCAGGGCTGAATTGTCTAGACAGGGATGCCTTAGCTGGGCAGAAAGAACAATCTCTATTTCACTGTTTCATAATTGCAGCACTCCTACACTTCACACCATAATCTCTTTAGAAAGAGAAATGTCAATGTAGGTTTATAGGGAAAGAAAAGTGGGCGACTGAAAAACAGCTTTCCCCTGGCACTAATTGTTTCCAATGAGCTTTTGCTTTGAAATTCTTAGCAAtgattaatgaaaatattttaggatATGATCTACTGTTGGCTGTTTCAAGTTCACTCAGTCCATCTGTTGCACTTTTCTTCATCTCTTTGGCTTCTTGATCCAGGGGAAGTATCACCTCTTTTTTGGCCCCATCTTGCATAAATGTACTGTGCTGAGCAGCTTTCCCTGATCCACACCCAAGACATGTTTGCTGCCTTTTACAGATCCCTCCTTGATATACTTCCAGGCAGGAAACAGGCAGTTGAACCACTGGGTATTTTTTCAACATTTACAAAAAAAGCATTTCAGGAGTACTCTGCAGAGCGGTTCTCCATCTTTGTTTGAACTTTCTCCTTTCTGGACCTGGAGAGGAGGTCCTTCCAGATAGGTTTCGCCTAAAGAGAAAGGCTTGGAGCAAGAACTGAGCAGagaccccttcctccttgttttaAAAACAGTGCCAAATTCCTATACAACGCTGTGCTATTCAAAGCACACTGCAGAGGACACTGAGATGCAGGAGTGTCATCAGTGTGGGTCCCTGAAGAGAGGCTGAAGCTGTGAGCTAGGTGGGCGGCCCACATGGCTGTCAATAAACAAGTACTGGAGCTGAGGGAAGGCACTGACTACAATTTGCTGCAATACCGGAGTCGAACCTGGCTTCAGGGAAGGTGTATGATCCCTTCTGTCAGGTAACTGCactgaaaatttaaaatttttccctgctttttttttttttattatgctgACCATCAAGCCCTTTGTATCCTTTGCTGGAGGAGGGCAAGTAACACAAGACCACTTGGATTCAGGTCTTCCCTCACCCACAGCACTCCTCTTATGTAGCAAGGAGTCTCTgaagagcagagctgtggctTTGTTTTGTCACACGTCATTCAGCTCCCATTTACCCAGTTTTCCCCCTGCAGCATCTCCCACTTTTCAAATGTGACAAATAAagcagagctgagcacagagcaTGGGGGGGCTGCCAGATGGCTCTGCAAGGCTGATCATCATATGTCACTCCCTGTCTTTTgttctttttgcttttttccttagCTTGCCATCATTATTCAGCTGATTCACTTTTAAATCCTTCTCCACATCTCTTTTTATCCCAGGCAGTCACTGCTCTCCTGCTATACAGGAGGGATCCCAAGGACATTGTATGTGGCATCTGTTACAGCATATGGtacatctgctgctgtgggagctcTCGGGGTTCCTGCCTCATGCTCCTCTGGGTGCGCCTGCAGATGTGCATGTGGGGAATGTCGGCTCTGTGGCTGCCCTCCCCAGCAAGGACCCTTCTGATGCAGTTTGCCTTAAATACAGTAAAATAAATAAGTTCTGGAGGGCTGACAACTTATTTTATGAACAAATGGTCCCCTGCAGATAGGATTTTTATAAACTTTAGTAGTCTGTATGACAGCCACAGTTGGAAGCTGATAGATGTTTTCAGCTTTAGTGTGCTGTCCTTACTTCAGCCACTGTGTTACAGAGCCCTGGACTACATCTGCCTGTAATAAGGGTGATGCACCACAGAAACACAGAGTGTGCACTGCTCCCTTCCCTCTACACTCCAACTCATCTACAGTGATGCCCATTAATATTGTTCCACTGGAGGTATTTCTGAATTCTGTTATCATCGTGCCTCTGGTGTCTCTTCTTTTCTGAATTGCTTGTTTTCACATGTGAAGAGCCAGAATCAGATCTGTTAACTAGACACATTACTTTAGGAAAGAGAAAGAACTGGAATGAAAGAGGCAAGGGGAGTAAAAAAAATGCTTATGGAAGAATTTCATAAGGGAGAGGCAAAAGGCAGATTTCCAATAACTTAATACCTCACACAAATTGGAAATACCTGCTTGCAACTTATTTTCACTAGAAAGTATTCCAAAAGGTAGCATGTCTGGATTGGGTAATGAGTTATGTAACTTCTATTTGGCTAAAGCTGAGACAAGCCCTGACTTTGTGAACTGAGAAATGACGTAAGATAGCATAGGGAGAACATGGGAAAATAGTGGACCAAATGGGAAAAATTAAAGGTATGAAACTGAATAGCATCATAGTAAGCAGGAAGGTTTAGGAAGGTGCTTTGATGGTTAATTTGGGAAGGACTTATAGAATTTATCTGCACAGGATCTCTGCTGTGAGCTTTGTTACCACAGGGATTAAACTGACTCTGAATAAACTGAGACACACCACACACTATTTAACACACTATTCTCCTTCAGCCACATTTTACTGACTATATTACCATTATTTGCATACCAGAATAATCTCTCCTTAGGAGAAAATTTTGTCGAAGTGATTCTATAGACTTAAAATGGTATGGAGGAAGGCATTAAAATAATCAAAGGCTTGGAAATCTAGAAATGCCTGAAAAAGTAAGTTTTGCTTTAACTCCATCCCTTTGTTGACTTTAATAAGCTCTTGCATGTCAGTATTTTCATTTCAGCAATGGTAAAATAGCATTTATAATTCTATTAATGCGCATCTTCAGGAACCTGGGAGAGTTAGTTAATACATCAGATAAAACTGGTTTTCAATGTGCCAAGCTATTTGTTGAGCAAAGATTTCCTACATTAATTTCACTGTCTGGCTTTCTAGGGAAGGACATGGCAGCAGTGCAGAGAACCTTAATGGCTTTGGGCAGTTTGGCAGTCACCAAGGATGATGGCTGCTACAAAGGAGATCCGTCCTGGTTCCACAGGTAAAATCCAGATCTCAGCTGCCCACAGCTGTCTTCCCTGGGAAGCTAGTAATATCATCTGCCTTTAGGCTTTCAGGAAATTTATTcagaaaggaagggaagaatATTTCCCAAGTTTCCTTGTAATAGTGAGGTTTTTCTCTCTGGAGGTTACAGACGGGAAGCAGGAAAAGTGTACATTTGTCATCAGGTTTGCTCTCTCACATCAGGTAGCAGACCGAAAGACTAAGGAAGACAAGGCTGTTGAGGATGTCTGTAAACCCTCAAGTAGCAACCCTCTCACTTAGCAAAGATAAGCATGAAGTCTCTATACTTTTTTCATCCAGACAAAAATGATTTAATTTCCTAAGCTTCTTAATTCTTGGGGAGCACTGCTTATCTGTGAAGAAGTCTCTGTCTTGGCAAAGCTGTTTATTTGTTCTGAAGTTCTATTTATTTTGGCTGGGGAGGCTGTAAAGCAGggacaggaagaaaaggaaatccTCCCACAGGCATATTATTGACATAAGTTTCTGCCATCCAAGAGTATCTCTTACACAGAAATGTCGAAGGCAGGTTAGCAAAAAGACTTCTGACTGCTTGTCTTTTCTTTGCTTGAATTTTCTGATGTCTAGGTGAGGCTCAGCAAAAATAAAGCAAACTTCACTTTTTCTTAAACACCAAGCTGGTTAAACTCTGTTTAAATCTGAGATTTGAATTTCAGGTGAATAAATGCAAACTCCTATGTAAGTTTTGCTTTAACCTGATTTTATGAAATCAGGTTACATTAACTTAATACACTGCACAAATAGATTTATATTTATGGAATATAATTAGGTTTAAAATTTATATACTTCAAATCCAGTTACATTCTTTAATATAAACCAGACATGAAATCACTATGACCCAGACAGGCTTATTTGTTTTATGTAACTAAAACGAAGTCCCacatagaaaaaataattttcatctgGACTCTTAATTGTGGGTGGGAACAGTTTTTTTTTGGCATGGATGAAGATGTGATCACCTCCCTTCTCTTCTAGCTGTCTGTCCAACCCATGCTACTTGGATAGCCAATCCATATCCATTACAGTCCCTGTGAAGCACCATGTTATAATTGCTGCCTTAAGGAAAATCAGTGTTACGGCATGTTGCCAGTCAGGAGCTCTTTCCTGAGTAGTTTCCCTAGCCCTTCAAGCAGACCAAACCCTCTCACTGCCACCCAGTATTACTCATAATTCAGGGCTTTCAGGATGATTTTTAATCGCCTTAAGTTCAATTGAGAGACCAGTATCAAACAGAGTAAGAATATCCATGCAGGGATCTACAGTGATTAGGATAATGCCGCACTTGAGGTAAGCCATTTAACTTTCTATTGCCAGTGTCTCACATTCCCAGTGCCATCAAACTGACGTCCCCGTCCTTGCATAGCAAGATTCCTGGATCCACAGCTGTTTGTTATTCTGTGGCTTGGCAAACACAAGCACTAGTGTAAAGTTGGCACAAAAATTTGACAGATCTGGTGGGTTCAGTTTTAGGTAAGAGTGATGTCAGACAGGCAGAACAGAACTTGACATAGTGTGAGACATGGCAGGTGAGTAGACTTGCCTTCGTCTCTTTTCTTAGTCTCAGTTTGGGCCATTTCCACTCATCCAAAAACAAATCTCATACATGTTATCTGTAAGACCATCATATACTAAAGGTGGGGCTTGTGATGGTAAAAATAACACTATATGATCCAAGCCATATATGTAATCAACTTTTATTAGTCtagccaggctatcctttagtctctccttttatttcttctttgcagttcttatttttttctctgtttaattACTTTTTGACTTTCTGTGGAAGTACTCATCAACATAGCAAAAAATTCTAGGAGGAAGGAGAAAAGAACAGTAGAATACTTTCCtgttcttttaattaaaatagaGGCAGACACAGTGAACCTGACATTCACTTAGGTAATAGGAGTTGTTCTAAAAACATCCTCTCATGAAGATCCTGGCAGTAGTTTGCTGCCTGTGTAAgagttctggaaaaaaaaattaagcagcaGTGAGAGGGGTCTGCTTTCTGAGGCACCACAGTTCTGTGTGCCTCCCCCAAAACAGTGAGTTTTCTGGCAAGAGCTGTGGGATCTGTGGTGGGCCTCTATAAGCTCTCTTATTAGCCTATACTGCACCACTTGAGGGCTCATTCTGGAAAATGACTGGTCAGCCCTGGTGTTCTGTGGATCTTTCTCCCCCTTCCACTTTGATGGGCTTTCACGTGGGCGTGAGTTCGTCTCCTGCAATTTCCTGAACACCCTGAGCCTAACAGAGGGTTTAAGTGCTTTTTCAGACTTGAGCCAGGGTTGTCAGCACAGTGCAGGATCTCACCCTCATAGAGAGGATCATATTGACGGTTTTCAACCACAGCAGGTATCTAACCTAGTATTCTCATGTAGTGGAGGGATAGGAAAGAAAAGGGGAACTGTAACTGGATGCCATACTGCTGCGTAACCTGAAACCTAATCACAGGACATACAGACGCAGCAGGGAAATAGATTCTACACATGTGGGAGTAGAGTCCGGAAGTCCCTCAGTCTGGGACTCTGCTGATTCATATGGCTCATTTGATAACAACAGCCTGGTCCTTCTCCATCCTAAATTGCTTGTTTTCCTCACCTAGTAGAAATGAAAGATGAATCCAAGACGAACATTTTCTTGTGAGGCAGCAGAGTGCAAACTTTGCTCCTTCTGCTTAGCTCCCACTTTGGCCTTCAGTGCTATTTTCAGAGAGAAAAAGGCTTCTTTTATGGTCCAACAAAGGTTCATTGATCCAAACAGCTTTTGAGACCAGGGACACTGAACAAAGTGGTCAGTAGGTTTTGGCAGAAGATAAAGAACTGTCATACAGTTAAGACACAAGTTCAAGGGGCAAAGCCTATTGCTTAGGAGGTGAGAGATCTGGAAATGGCAAcaaggcaaacattctgtcctgcTGACAACCAATGTCCCCTCTGCAAAAATTATTAAGTCCCTTCTCCAACCCACGGCTGTTCTGGGTACACTCAGCTTTTATTTAATCCACTGAGTTAAGTTACACCAGTTTTTAGTGTTGCTCTAGATGGGTATCGACTTGTAGTACAGCACAGGTAAGTGTCTTATGGATCAGATCCCATGGACTACAGCTGTTAAGAGCTATAGTGCTCAACATAAATTAACCCTATTTTGTGTTTTATATACAAAACTGTATACATATTTTACCTGTGACAGCTTCTGGGGAAATCCCTTGGGGTTCTGCAATAACAGGGACAGTAAAAGTCTAAAGTACTGTAGCTTTGAGTAGAGCATTACTTCTGCAGGAAAGCAATTAGCTCAGCCAGTACAGTCCAGCACATGGGATGGGGCAAATGACTTAATGCATTACAAGGGATATGAGCCAATTCCAGATTGATTTTCGTGATCACAATCTCTGTGATTTCATGATCCTACACAGAATGATATGTATGtatgttggtttttttgtgtgtatcTGGACAGGAAAGCACAGCAGAATCGACGAGGATTTTCAGAGGAGCAGCTTCGGCAGGGACAGAATGTAATAGGCCTTCAGATGGGGAGCAACAAAGGAGCATCACAGTCGGGTATGACAGGCTATGGGATGCCAAGGCAGATTATCTAAAAGCATCTCTCGCTGTGGAGAAAACACTCTTTCTGCAACATGGtccattagggaaaaaaaaaaaagaaaaagaaaaaaatgcttaTTAGTTCGTTTTCTGCCTGGTTTTTAAAAGTTAGGCTCTCTaaggtttggggtatttttggtttggtttgttttctttgcagCTGCAAGAGCTCACCTAGGAACTTGGGTTTTTGTGGTGGTATGTGTCAGTTCACAGCACGCGCGCTCTGCTGCCTCCTACTTTTCACTTCTGAACTATGCAAAGGCAATTATTCTGTATTAATTTATTTGCAAAGTGTTATCTTCCATATTTGTCTCACACTGCACTTGTATTTGAACCAATAACCTCATTCTTCGATTAGTGATGATATTGTTTGACTGAAGaataaagacaaaataaagaTACCTCAAAGACTCATTATTTGAAGGAGGTAAAAGCTGAAACCAACAACCACATGGTACAGTGCAGATGAGTTAAATATTTTCAATGGTCAATCTCTCTTATCTCTAACCCAGAGTGCTCTCTGAGTGACTCCCTGCCATAGTGTTTACAGTCTGTGTTACATGTTCAATTTAGTGTTTGTCTAAAGGCACACCCAAAGtattttcctgaaaagaagattTATTGTCCACTGAGTCTGATTCATGTAGTCACAGCCAATTTAGCTCAGATTTTTCTTGACATAGTATGCTGGGTCCTCTGCAGCCCATAAACTTGTGGAGCAAGTTAAAATCAGTTTTATAGGGAAAGCAAAGGCCACAtgtgaaaacaaagcaaagcaaggatTAATTCAGTATTTCCCATTGGCAGGTAGACATTTATCCGCTTCCTAGAAAGCATGGCCTCAGCATGCATGATGGTTACTTGTCACCACAGTCATTATCTTTCTCCTCTTCCCTGAGCTTTTGCTGCTGACCGTGACACAATACGTATGGGATATCCTTTGGGCAGGCGCTgtcagctgttccagctgtgcaTCTCCCAGCTTCTTGCCCACTCACAGTTGTGGGGACAgaatgagaaagagaaaagacCTTGGCACTGTGCAGGCAGTTTAGCAGTAGCCACTACTGGTGAGTTATCAACTTCTTCAGTCCCCAGTCCAAAGCACAGCACTCAGCCAAACTCGGTACACCCACCAGCAGGTGGGTCTCCAAACTCAGGGAATTCTCCACTGTGAATGAACAGTCTGTCAGAAAGAGGTGAGAACAGGCTTCATCTTGTGATAGTTGCTACTATACCAAGCAAAGCACAAAACAAATCGTGTTTTAAATGCAAAGCAAGAAATAGAACAAAAGTACCAGAATGCTTCTGACCTGCAAAACACCCACAGTTCAAATTCAAATAATCTGTTATGCTCAGTGAAGGGCTGTAAACATGGCTAATGGTTCATTTGGAGACAGTTTTCTGCAGTGTCAATAGAAGAAGTGGCTGACACAGTCACCTGGCCACCAAAGGCTACCAGAGCATTCTCTGAATACTTGACTAGCCAGTCAGTACAactgccttggggctgtgccccacACAAACTTGAGGGGTGCACACTATTTTCTATCCAGGTTTCCTTGCTATTGACTGTCTCTGGGCTTTCAC
This genomic window contains:
- the TAGLN3 gene encoding transgelin-3; this translates as MANRGPSYGLSREVQEKIEQKYDAELESRLVNWIIVQCGEQIEHPPPGRQHFQTWLMDGTLLCKLINSLHPKGNEPIAKISESKMAFKQMEQISQFLKAAEIYGVRTTDIFQTVDLWEGKDMAAVQRTLMALGSLAVTKDDGCYKGDPSWFHRKAQQNRRGFSEEQLRQGQNVIGLQMGSNKGASQSGMTGYGMPRQII